A genomic stretch from Thunnus maccoyii chromosome 19, fThuMac1.1, whole genome shotgun sequence includes:
- the tsc1b gene encoding TSC complex subunit 1b, with translation MAREQPNVGDLLPLLETSDLHQLEEIRGLINEQLSTERGSMLLNGLVDYFLETNSAQAMHILSSVREPHDKHLLDKMNECMTKQACRLPTLTLLGHVIRKQPSWIHKIARYPLLLSLLKCLKTDTDVVVLITGVLVLITLLPMIPQAGKQHLWEYFDIFGRLASWNLKNPGHVSEVYLIHLHASVYSLFHRLYGMYPCNFVSYLRSHYSMKENMETFEEVVKPMLEHVRIHPELVTGTKDHELDPTRWKKYEIHDIVIECAKVSLDPKEASCEEGYATMPENFYPQIHLRPQDCTSSPYTDLHSSYGSSSSTPFSTPRQPLPPPLSLPPFSGTQSSYRSPQTSRRQNSTCELNSSCGGKDPLWSPSSLCGMATPPSSRGMSPNLELSHSASHLPSRFHCTSGGKGTPASSTPATSSPPPTLSDDFPIISLPANTVQSSPPRKDRRQGESGKPALVRQEPVKDAEKSADGATNRDAGAAENVSMTLTELSVYMKKQELELQLRTEKEKEEAAITEELLKITEDKQEMPGLRGFDSPFYHTTETLTGCQTQDKTLSNTQPGGPVRDTHHVVSTPDKAENTASTSGVGSERGGGAGGDSRSSALGLEQSWSFQSGFTPIDHHLHRSPSAPDDEVGKFGMFSPSPCSKTPAPVPYESFFDLALPRAASLFVGQKTSEAVHKAALERLSQQEEGLEDGEEEGVVSASPLEVLDRLVQQGSDTHDKVLKRLPLPSKSADWTHFGGSAPLDELHTLRSQLLLLHNQLLYERYKREQHAVRNRRLLRRIINATALEEQNSAMKDQLNLQSVDILSLRESLQVEQQRYRQLWDDRETVVTRLHNQIRQLQQGRDDYYTKNQELQSKLQECQKRMDELEAELQRANNKVCHTGHLLNQMTIKLSNSESTQQQMSFLNKQLLLLGEAHKLSMQELHHAGADNTKEAQMLQVSYGKEVETLRQSLLVQGQKLEAAQQRVAELETHLSKKEHLIAEQKKFLEDVKCQAKAELQASDSRYQAQRRITQLLQTELLQLYSRVEMEAPAGTATSSPPGGRADPHTPADSSVMVPDGPSKTHTHEEVDSRPPHDSPRGNGSTLSPGQPKASNSSKTTANSINGSQDLAPPLLVEPSLSCPHTNPLAPVPSSDAPLTVGSYPSAKSFLGMRARELFRNKSESQCDEEQPPPRLAGLAHGLKTELCVEPPCQGYIAPIGPAPSPIPTPPPPPAPAPATPLTVPTKEHPSEPKQRASSQESPRRKAGAGPGGGRGQAGSGRPRQQQLKIMDYNETHHKHS, from the exons ATGGCCAGGGAGCAGCCCAACGTGGGGGACCTCCTCCCGCTCCTGGAGACCTCCGACCTCCACCAGCTAGAAGAGATCAGAGGCCTTATCAACGAGCAGCTCAGCACTG AGCGAGGGTCCATGCTGCTGAACGGGCTGGTGGACTACTTTTTGGAAACTAACTCTGCCCAGGCCATGCATATCCTCTCCTCAGTCAGAGAGCCACATGACAAG CACCTTCTGGACAAGATGAACGAGTGTATGACCAAACAGGCCTGCCGGCTGCCCACCCTCACCCTGCTCGGCCATGTAATCCGCAAGCAGCCGTCCTGGATCCACAAGATTGCTCGATACCCTCTGCTGCTCTCGCTGCTCAAATGCCTAAAG ACGGACACGGACGTAGTGGTGCTGATAACTGGAGTACTGGTGCTGATCACTCTGCTGCCCATGATCCCTCAAGCTGGGAAACAACACCTGTGGGAGTATTTCGACATCTTTGGCCGCCTTGCATCCTGGAATCTTAAGAACCCCG GGCATGTTTCAGAGGTTTACCTAATCCACCTGCACGCCAGCGTCTATTCACTCTTCCACCGTCTCTACGGCATGTACCCGTGCAACTTTGTATCCTACCTGCGCTCCCATTACAGCATGAAGGAGAACATGGAAACCTTTGAGGAGGTAGTGAAG CCGATGCTCGAACACGTCCGTATTCACCCGGAACTGGTTACAGGAACCAAGGACCATGAGCTTGACCCCACCAG GTGGAAAAAGTATGAAATCCATGATATCGTCATCGAATGTGCCAAAGTGTCATTAGACCCTAAGGAGGCCTCCTGTGAGGAGGGATACGCCACCATGCCTGAGAACTTTTATCCCCAAATCCACCTGCGACCACAAGACTGCACTTCCAGCCCCTACACAGACCTTCACAGCAGCTACG GAAGCTCTTCTTCGACCCCGTTCTCGACTCCACGGCAGCCGCTACCCCCGCCCCTGTCCTTGCCCCCCTTCTCAGGGACACAGTCCTCCTACCGTAGCCCACAGACCTCCAGACGCCAG AACTCCACCTGTGAACTGAACTCTTCCTGTGGGGGGAAGGACCCTCTGTGGAGCCCCTCCTCGTTGTGCGGCATGGCCACGCCCCCCTCGTCCAGGGGCATGTCACCCAACTTAGAGCTCTCCCACAGTGCCTCACACCTTCCCAGCCGCTTCCACTGCACATCAG GAGGGAAAGGAACGCCTGCCTCCAGCACTCCAGCCACCTCTTCCCCACCTCCCACCCTATCAGATGACTTCCCCATAATCTCCTTACCAGCCAACacagtccagtccagtccaCCAAGAAAG GATCGCAGACAAGGGGAAAGCGGTAAGCCTGCACTGGTGAGACAGGAACCAGTGAAAGATGCAGAAAAGAGTGCAGACGGAGCCACAAACAGGG ATGCGGGAGCTGCTGAGAACGTTTCTATGACTCTGACGGAACTGTCGGTCTACATGAAGAAACAGGAGCTGGAGCTTCAGCtgagaacagagaaagagaaggaagagg ctgccatCACAGAGGAGCTGCTGAAGATCACTGAGGATAAACAGGAGATGCCAGGCCTGAGGGGCTTTGACTCCCCTTTCTACCACACCACTGAGACTCTGACCGGCTGTCAGACACAAGACAAGACCCTCTCTAACACCCAGCCCGGAGGCCCCGTCCGGGACACACACCATGTTGTGTCGACGCCTGACAAAGCGGAGAACACTGCGAGCACCAGTGGTGTTGGGAGTGAAAGaggtggaggagcaggaggagacagCAGGAGTTCAGCCCTCGGTCTCGAGCAGTCCTGGTCCTTCCAGTCAGGTTTCACCCCCATCGATCACCACCTGCACCGGAGCCCCTCCGCCCCGGACGACGAGGTGGGCAAGTTCGGGATGTTCTCCCCGAGCCCGTGCAGCAAGACCCCGGCCCCGGTGCCCTACGAGTCGTTTTTCGACCTGGCCTTGCCCAGGGCGGCCTCGCTCTTCGTGGGCCAGAAAACGTCGGAGGCGGTGCACAAGGCGGCGCTGGAGAGGCTCTCGCAGCAGGAGGAGGGGCTGGAGGacggagaggaggaaggggtaGTGTCTGCTTCACCACTGGAGGTGCTGGATCGCCTTGTTCAGCAGGGGAGCGACACCCACGATAAAGTTCTCAAGAG ATTACCTTTGCCAAGTAAGTCAGCTGACTGGACGCACTTTGGAG GCTCGGCTCCGCTGGACGAGCTTCACACGCTGCGCAGccagctgctcctgctgcacaACCAGCTGCTGTACGAGCGCTACAAGAGGGAGCAGCACGCCGTCCGCAACCGACGCCTCCTCAGACGCATCATCAACGCCACTGCACTGGAGGAGCAGAACAGTGCTATG aaGGACCAGCTGAACCTGCAGAGCGTGGACATCTTGTCTCTGAGGGAGAGTCTGCAGGTGGAGCAGCAGCGGTACAGGCAGCTGTGGGACGACCGGGAGACGGTGGTGACGAGGCTGCACAACcagatcagacagctgcagcaggGACGAGACGACTACTACACCAAGAACCAGGAGctccag AGCAAGCTACAGGAGTGTCAGAAAAGGATGGATGAACTGGAGGCAGAGCTTCAGAGGGCCAACAACAAAGTCTGCCACACTGGTCACCTCCTCAACCAGatgaccatcaag CTGAGCAACAGTGAGAGCACCCAGCAGCAGATGAGCTTCCTGAACAAGCAGCTGCTGCTCCTCGGGGAGGCACATAAGCTGTCCATGCAGGAATTACACCATGCAGGCGCTGATAATACAAAG GAGGCCCAGATGCTGCAGGTGTCTTATGGGAAAGAGGTGGAGACGCTGAGGCAGAGCCTGCTGGTTCAGGGCCAGAAACTGGAGGCAGCACAGCAGAGAGTCGCAGAGCTGGAGACGCACCTCTCCAAGAAGGAGCACCTCATCGCAGAGCAGAAGAAGTTTCTCGAGGACGTAAAATGTCAAGCAAA GGCGGAGCTGCAGGCCTCAGACAGCAGGTATCAGGCTCAGAGGAGAATCACTCAGCTGCTGCAGACTGAACTCCTGCAGCTCTACAGCCGAGTGGAGATGGAGGCTCCTGCCGGCACTGCCACCAGCTCACCACCAGGGGGCAGAGCTGACCCACACACTCCTGCTGACTCCAG TGTCATGGTGCCAGATGGACCAAGTAAAACTCACACCCACGAGGAGGTGGACAGTAGACCACCGCACGACTCCCCTCGGGGTAACGGCAGCACTTTATCGCCAGGGCAACCAAAGGCGAGCAACTCTTCCAAGACAACAGCCAACTCCATCAATGGCAGCCAAGACTTGGCCCCGCCTCTGCTGGTGGAGCCCTCCCTGTCCTGTCCCCACACCAACCCGCTCGCACCCGTGCCCTCCTCTGACGCGCCGCTCACAGTGGGTTCTTACCCCAGCGCCAAGAGCTTCCTGGGCATGAGGGCGCGCGAGCTGTTCCGCAACAAGAGCGAGAGCCAGTGCGACGAGGAGCAACCGCCACCGCGCCTGGCTGGCCTCGCTCACGGCCTGAAGACTGAGCTGTGTGTGGAGCCGCCCTGCCAGGGTTATATCGCCCCCATCGGCCCTGCCCCTTCCCCTATCCCGACTCCGCCTCCCCCACCTGCTCCTGCTCCCGCCACTCCTCTCACTGTGCCCACCAAGGAGCACCCCTCTGAGCCCAAGCAGCGGGCCTCCAGCCAGGAAAGCCCTCGTCGGAAGGCAGGGGCGGGGCCTGGTGGAGGACGGGGTCAGGCGGGGTCAGGGCGCCCCCGGCAGCAGCAGCTAAAGATCATGGACTACAACGAAACACATCACAAGCACAGTTAG